The sequence below is a genomic window from Candidatus Aminicenantes bacterium.
CATTTTCCGGCCAGACCGGGGACCAAGATCATGGAGGTCTGCGGCACCCATACCGTGGCCATCCGTCGCTGCGGAATTCAGCGCCTGCTTCCCGAAACAATGAAACTCGTCTCGGGGCCGGGCTGCCCTGTTTGCGTCACCCCCGACAGCTTTATCGACGAAGCCGTGGCCCTGGCCCGCCAGGGCGTCGTCATCACCAGCTTCGGCGACATGCTGCGCGTCCCCGGCAGCCGCTCCTCGCTGGAAAAGGAGCGCGCCGCCGGAGCCGATATCCGCGCCGTCTATTCTCCCTTGGACGCCCTGCGGATCGCCGCTGAAAGCGGATGGGAGACGGTTTTCCTGGCCGTGGGCTTCGAGACGACGGCCCCGGGCATCGCCGCCGCGGCCATGAAGGCCCTGGAGACAAAGCTGGGTAACTTCTCGCTGCTCACCGCTTTGCGCCTGGTGCCACCGGCATTGAAGGCCCTGATCGCAGTAGACACGGGCCTTTCGGGCTTCCTGCTGCCCGGCCACGTCTCGGCCGTCATCGGCAAACAGGCATACGATTTTTTGCTCGACCGGCAGCTGCCGGGAGTGATCAGCGGCTTCGGCGCCGAGGACATTATCTCTTCCCTGCTCCTGCTGCTGGAAATGCATAATAAGGATATATATAAGATAGTAAACAATTACCCGGCCGCAGTGCGCGACAGCGGCAACGAAAAGTCGCGCGCCATATTGTCGAAGGTCTTCGAG
It includes:
- the hypD gene encoding hydrogenase formation protein HypD, whose product is MLKNTSLPRLAERLRHFPARPGTKIMEVCGTHTVAIRRCGIQRLLPETMKLVSGPGCPVCVTPDSFIDEAVALARQGVVITSFGDMLRVPGSRSSLEKERAAGADIRAVYSPLDALRIAAESGWETVFLAVGFETTAPGIAAAAMKALETKLGNFSLLTALRLVPPALKALIAVDTGLSGFLLPGHVSAVIGKQAYDFLLDRQLPGVISGFGAEDIISSLLLLLEMHNKDIYKIVNNYPAAVRDSGNEKSRAILSKVFEPVDAEWRGLGSIPASGLDLRPAYAGLDSRRRFVIKKETAPPRKGCRCGDVLRGLIDPPACPLFNKACRPDQPLGPCMVSAEGSCSAWVTYG